A window of the Gossypium arboreum isolate Shixiya-1 chromosome 2, ASM2569848v2, whole genome shotgun sequence genome harbors these coding sequences:
- the LOC108465592 gene encoding uncharacterized protein LOC108465592: METPAMATQTQAPKLNQKLNYSMVGKENDMMMIGGLISKKSGIDLMQNCDLPPPLKVFAGLDKAVELMSLNNRAGYSIMGQEDDKNDDGKLEIFKALRLSQTRAREAERKAADLAEEKQRVSDAFMKESLQLFAYRQWVRLLEIQVWVLKSQMVEKDQNFCDKTERQRVVEEGIEGGNNNGDEMSLIVALAICLGIASVGLAFGCRYLF; this comes from the coding sequence ATGGAGACACCCGCCATGGCTACGCAGACGCAGGCACCAAAACTTAATCAGAAATTGAATTATTCCATGGTTGGTAAAGAGAATGATATGATGATGATAGGTGGTCTAATTTCTAAGAAGTCTGGTATTGATTTGATGCAAAACTGTGATCTCCCTCCACCTCTCAAGGTGTTTGCTGGGTTGGATAAGGCGGTGGAGTTGATGTCGTTGAATAACAGGGCGGGTTATAGCATCATGGGACAAGAGGACGATAAAAACGATGATGGGAAGTTGGAGATTTTCAAGGCTTTAAGGTTGTCGCAAACGCGTGCGAGGGAAGCGGAAAGGAAGGCGGCGGACTTGGCGGAGGAGAAACAACGGGTATCAGATGCTTTTATGAAAGAATCGTTGCAGTTGTTTGCTTATCGGCAATGGGTGAGATTGCTTGAGATTCAAGTCTGGGTTCTGAAATCACAAATGGTGGAGAAAGATCAGAATTTTTGTGATAAAACAGAGAGACAAAGAGTGGTAGAAGAGGGAATTGAGGGTGGAAACAATAATGGGGATGAAATGTCATTGATTGTTGCTTTGGCTATTTGCCTTGGGATTGCCAGTGTTGGTTTAGCATTTGGTTGTAGATATTTGTTTTGA
- the LOC108464806 gene encoding ATP-dependent RNA helicase DEAH11, chloroplastic-like: MMDLTSSSNNRHPSPPSDGHKSFQLHCYSNNNHQKPTCPAVNNRYPPSPSTAVSSTDNNTLRPPNFMIQLLKDSPPFRSEPSNLQTLLSQLNPSPEKFHIDPTGKIAASLYFQEWTTTLSSIISLWRSRLEGSHNYTPNLISNVLVPSDSLELQQDLKTLFSNHIKGLMEGELVKEWQKKIDEKSDQIAEVSGQMGKRHYSMGRFFMLNDKKKALNEESLMISKRLNEFKGGMRSLLRCLEDEKIGKEEQEENIDVFRVDGELDWERIHRLILRECRRLADGLPIYAHRQEILTRIHGEQIIVLIGETGSGKSTQLVQFLADSGIAANESIVCTQPRKIATVSLAQRVTEESSGCYDDNFVTCYPTFSSTQQFDSKLIYMTDHCLLQHYMNDRNLSGISCIIVDEAHERSLNTDLLLALVKDLLVRRLDLRLIIMSATANADQLSDYFFCCPILHVIGRNFPVDIQYVPCATEGTSGSGMVAPYVSDVLRMAAEVHKTEKEGNILAFLTSKIEVEWASENFEAPNAVALPLHGKLSFEEQFRVFQNYPGKRKVVFATNIAETSLTIPGIKYVIDSGLLKESKFEPGTGMNVLKVCWISQSSANQRAGRAGRTEPGRCYRLYAASDFESMPSNQEPEIRRVHLGVAVLRILALGVKKVQSFDFVDAPSSKAIDMAIRNLIQLEAIVENNGVFELTVEGRYLVKLGIEPRLGKLILSCFHYGLCREGLVLAAVMANASSIFCRVGNDRDKVKADCLKVQFCHRDGDLFTLLSVYKEWEAFPANRKNKWCWENSINAKSMRRCQDTVTELEICLQKELAAVIPSYWLWDPHKTTEHDKCLKAIILSSLSENVAMYSGYDQLGYEVALTGQHIKLHPSCSLLIFGQKPHWVVFGEILSVTNQYLVCVTAFDFESLAILRPPPMFDASKMESRKLQVKAMAGFGSTLLKKICGKSNHNLRSLLSRIRTACMDERIGIEVNFDYNEIRLFAPSVDMQKVLAFVNEVLECERKWLFNECMEKFLYHGPNASSSIALFGAGAEIKHLEVGKRCLTIDVFHSNVNTLDDKELLKFFERYSNGSICSVHKCQANGQESDDKEKWGKITFLTPDAAQKAAELDGVDFTGSALKVLPSRTPFGGDHKMISFPAVKAKVYLPRRQSKGFGFVKCDLLDAGFIIDDLDNLVVGSKTIHCDVSSKSDDAILIRGIDKELSEAEIWDTLLGATNRKIHDFFLVRGDAVENPSCGACEEALHREISHFMPKRYPHTNCCWVQVFQPEPNETFMKALITFDGRLHLEAAKALEHLEGKVLRGCLSWQKIRCQRLFHSYISCSSFVYAVIKKQLDSLLASFKRVKGAGCSIEANGNGSYRVRISANATKTVAEMRRPLEELMNGRTIKHAGLTPSILQHLFSRDGIHLMRSLQRETRTYISFDRHSLGVRIFGSPDAAAVVEQKLIQSLLSYHESKQLEVCLRGPGLPPDLMKEVVKKFGPDLHGLKEKIPGSEFTLDSRHHVISIHGDKETKRKVELIVLDIAETGEDLAKKSDGDTTCPICLCEVEDGYWLEGCSHFFCRPCLVEQCESAIRNLDSFPICCAHQGCNVPILLTDLKSLLLSEMLEQLFRASLGAFVASSKGTYRFCPSPDCPSVYRVADPETPGELFVCGACYTKTCTRCHGEYHPYLSCEKYREFKEDPDLSLKEWCKGKEQVKTCPVCGYTIEKIDGCNHIECKCRRHVCWACLEVFTCSDDCYNHLRAVHMAII, from the exons ATGATGGATCTCACTTCATCCTCCAACAACCGCCACCCGTCGCCTCCATCGGATGGCCATAAATCCTTCCAGCTCCACTGCTACTCTAACAACAACCATCAGAAACCCACATGTCCGGCTGTCAATAACCGATACCCTCCTTCGCCATCAACTGCTGTTTCTTCCACCGATAACAACACTCTCCGACCCCCAAACTTCATGATTCAACTCTTAAAGGACTCTCCTCCCTTCCGATCAGAACCCAGCAACCTACAAACTCTACTTTCTCAACTCAACCCATCCCCGGAAAAGTTCCACATTGACCCTACTGGAAAAATCgctgcttccttatatttccagGAATGGACTACAACCCTCTCTTCGATTATTTCACTCTGGCGTTCCCGCCTTGAGGGGTCTCACAATTACACTCCCAACCTTATTTCCAACGTCCTCGTACCTTCCGACAGTCTGGAACTCCAACAAGACCTGAAAACCCTTTTCTCGAACCATATAAAGGGATTGATGGAAGGGGAATTGGTTAAGGAATGGCAGAAAAAAATCGATGAGAAGTCTGATCAGATTGCTGAAGTATCGGGACAAATGGGTAAGAGGCATTATTCAATGGGAAGATTTTTCATGCTGAATGACAAGAAGAAAGCTTTGAATGAAGAGAGCCTGATGATCTcgaagcggttgaatgagtttaAGGGAGGGATGAGGAGTTTGCTACGGTGTTTGGAAGATGAGAAAATCGGGAAGGAGGAACAAGAGGAAAATATCGATGTTTTCAGGGTTGATGGAGAGCTTGATTGGGAGAGAATTCATCGGCTGATTTTGAGGGAATGTAGGAGATTGGCCGATGGTTTGCCTATTTATGCTCACAGGCAAGAGATTCTCACTAGAATACATGGTGAACAG ATAATTGTATTGATTGGGGAGACTGGTTCTGGAAAGAGTACGCAGCTGGTTCAGTTTCTTGCTGATTCAGGAATTGCTGCTAATGAGTCTATTGTATGTACTCAGCCAAGGAAGATTGCCACCGTCTCATTAGCACAAAGAGTCACAGAAGAAAGCTCTGGGTGTTATGATGATAATTTTGTAACATGTTATCCAACATTTTCATCTACTCAGCAGTTTGATTCCAAGTTAATATATATGACTGACCATTGTTTACTGCAGCATTATATGAATGATAGGAATTTGTCAGGAATTTCTTGCATCATTGTTGATGAGGCCCATGAAAGAAGTTTGAATACTGATCTTCTTTTGGCATTGGTTAAAGATTTACTTGTTCGAAGACTTGATTTAAGGCTCATAATAATGTCTGCAACGGCTAATGCAGATCAACTGTCAGACTACTTTTTTTGTTGTCCGATACTTCATGTGATTGGGAGAAACTTTCCTGTTGATATTCAATATGTTCCTTGTGCAACTGAGGGAACTTCTGGTTCTGGTATGGTTGCTCCGTATGTTTCTGATGTCTTGAGGATGGCTGCTGAGGTTCATAAAACGGAGAAAGAGGGGAACATTCTTGCATTTTTGACATCaaagattgaagttgaatggGCTTCTGAGAATTTTGAAGCTCCAAATGCAGTTGCTTTACCATTGCATGGAAAGCTATCCTTTGAAGAACAATTTCGTGTTTTCCAGAACTACCCTGGGAAACGGAAAGTCGTATTTGCAACAAATATAGCAGAGACATCACTTACTATTCCTGGGATAAAGTATGTGATTGATTCTGGTTTGCTGAAGGAGAGTAAATTTGAACCTGGCACTGGAATGAATGTTCTCAAAGTGTGCTGGATCAGCCAGAGTTCTGCCAATCAGAGGGCTGGACGAGCTGGGAGGACAGAACCTGGAAGATGCTACAGACTATATGCAGCAAGTGATTTTGAGTCAATGCCCTCTAATCAAGAGCCTGAGATTCGCAGAGTTCATCTTGGTGTTGCAGTTCTGCGGATCCTTGCTTTGGGAGTCAAAAAAGTTCAGAGTTTTGATTTTGTTGATGCACCTAGTTCTAAAGCCATTGACATGGCCATTAGGAATCTTATCCAGTTGGAAGCCATTGTAGAGAATAATGGAGTTTTTGAATTAACTGTGGAAGGGCGGTACTTGGTAAAGTTGGGGATTGAGCCTCGTCTTGGTAAACTGATTCTCAGTTGCTTCCATTATGGTCTTTGTAGAGAGGGTCTTGTTCTTGCTGCTGTTATGGCAAATGCTAGTAGCATATTTTGCAGGGTGGGAAATGATCGTGATAAGGTAAAAGCTGATTGTCTTAAGGTGCAATTTTGCCACAGAGATGGCGATCTCTTTACTCTGCTCTCTGTGTACAAGGAATGGGAAGCCTTCCCGGCCAATAGAAAAAATAAATGGTGCTGGGAGAACAGTATAAATGCTAAATCAATGCGGCGATGCCAAGACACAGTTACTGAATTGGAAATTTGTCTGCAAAAGGAGCTTGCTGCTGTTATTCCAAGTTACTGGTTATGGGATCCTCATAAGACTACTGAGCATGATAAGTGCTTGAAGGCAATTATACTTTCTTCCCTTTCCGAAAATGTAGCCATGTATTCTGGATATGACCAACTTGGTTATGAAGTGGCATTGACTGGACAACATATTAAGTTACATCCTTCTTGTTCATTGTTGATATTTGGTCAGAAACCACATTGGGTtgtttttggtgaaattttatCAGTAACTAATCAATACTTGGTTTGTGTAACAGCTTTTGATTTTGAATCTTTAGCCATTCTCCGTCCTCCGCCCATGTTTGATGCATCTAAGATGGAAAGCCGGAAGCTGCAAGTAAAGGCAATGGCTGGTTTTGGCAGTACTCTGCTAAAAAAAATTTGTGGGAAATCCAACCATAATCTTCGATCACTTCTGTCACGGATTAGGACTGCCTGTATGGATGAACGAATTGGTATTGAAGTCAATTTTGATTATAATGAGATTCGACTGTTTGCCCCGTCAGTGGACATGCAGAAGGTTCTGGCTTTTGTAAATGAGGTGCTGGAATGTGAAAGGAAATGGTTGTTTAATGAATGCATGGAGAAATTTTTATATCATGGACCGAATGCCTCGTCATCTATCGCACTTTTTGGAGCAGGAGCTGAGATTAAGCATCTTGAAGTTGGAAAGAGATGTTTGACCATTGATGTTTTCCATTCAAATGTTAATACCCTTGATGATAAGGAGCTTTTGAAGTTCTTTGAGAGATATTCAAATGGCAGTATTTGCTCTGTTCATAAATGTCAAGCCAATGGACAGGAGAGTGATGACAAGGAAAAGTGGGGCAAGATAACGTTCCTAACTCCTGATGCTGCCCAAAAAGCTGCTGAGCTGGATGGAGTTGACTTTACTGGCTCTGcactaaaggtacttccttcaAGAACACCCTTCGGAGGTGATCATAAGATGATTTCCTTCCCTGCTGTCAAAGCAAAAGTTTATTTGCCTCGCAGACAGAGTAAAGGGTTTGGATTTGTTAAGTGTGATCTACTTGATGCTGGTTTCATTATTGATGATCTCGATAATCTGGTAGTAGGGAGTAAAACTATTCATTGTGATGTTAGCTCGAAATCCGATGATGCCATACTGATACGTGGAATTGATAAAGAGCTTTCTGAAGCTGAAATTTGGGATACCCTACTGGGGGCAACAAACAGAAAAATCCATGATTTTTTCCTGGTGAGAGGAGATGCTGTGGAAAATCCAAGTTGTGGAGCTTGTGAAGAGGCACTCCACAGAGAAATATCCCACTTTATGCCTAAAAGGTATCCCCATACAAATTGTTGCTGGGTTCAGGTTTTCCAGCCTGAACCAAACGAGACTTTTATGAAGGCCTTGATCACCTTTGATGGAAGGTTACATTTGGAAGCTGCAAAAGCTTTAGAGCATTTAGAGGGGAAAGTGTTACGGGGATGTCTGTCATGGCAAAAGATAAGGTGCCAGCGACTGTTTCATAGCTATATATCCTGCTCCTCGTTTGTGTATGCTGTTATTAAGAAGCAGCTAGATTCATTACTTGCAAGCTTCAAACGTGTAAAAG GTGCAGGTTGCTCCATAGAGGCAAATGGAAATGGTTCCTATCGGGTGAGAATATCTGCCAATGCCACCAAAACTGTTGCAGAGATGAGAAGGCCACTTGAAGAGCTAATGAATGGTAGAACCATAAAACATGCCGGCCTCACCCCTTCTATATTGCAGCATTTGTTCTCTAGAGATGGCATTCATCTTATGAGGTCATTGCAACGGGAGACAAGAACCTACATTTCTTTCGACAGGCATAGTCTGGGTGTAAGAATCTTTGGCTCTCCAGATGCTGCTGCTGTAGTGGAGCAAAAATTGATTCAATCTCTTTTGTCGTACCATGAGAGCAAGCAGCTTGAGGTCTGCCTTCGTGGTCCAGGTCTGCCACCTGACTTGATGAAGGAAGTGGTTAAGAAATTCGGGCCAGACCTTCATGGGCTGAAAGAGAAGATACCTGGGTCCGAGTTTACACTTGATTCCAGGCATCATGTTATTTCAATCCATGGGGACAAAGAAACAAAGAGAAAGGTTGAATTGATTGTCCTTGACATTGCAGAGACAGGTGAAGATTTAGCCAAGAAATCTGATGGTGATACTACCTGCCCCATTTGCTTGTGTGAAGTAGAAGATGGCTACTGGCTTGAAGGTTGTTCACATTTCTTCTGCCGTCCGTGTTTGGTGGAGCAATGCGAGTCTGCAATCAGAAACTTGGATAGTTTCCCTATATGCTGTGCGCACCAAGGGTGTAATGTTCCCATATTGCTTACTGATTTGAAGTCTCTCCTTTTGTCGGAGATGTTGGAGCAACTCTTTCGGGCTTCTTTAGGGGCATTTGTTGCATCCAGTAAAGGCACATACAGGTTTTGCCCGTCTCCCGATTGCCCTTCAGTTTATCGTGTTGCTGATCCCGAGACTCCTGGTGAGCTATTTGTCTGTGGAGCATGTTACACAAAGACTTGTACTAGGTGCCATGGGGAGTATCATCCTTATCTGTCATGTGAGAAGTACCGGGAGTTTAAGGAAGATCCAGATTTATCTTTGAAAGAGTGGTGCAAAGGGAAAGAGCAGGTTAAAACTTGCCCCGTCTGCGGATATACAATCGAGAAGATCGATGGGTGTAACCATATCGAATGCAAGTGTAGGAGACATGTTTGCTGGGCCTGTTTAGAGGTCTTTACCTGCAGTGATGATTGTTATAACCATTTGAGAGCTGTTCACATGGCGATCATCTAA